ATTCTTGGCGCCAAGCACAAGAGGTTACAGGGCCTGACAGCTCAGTTAATCCGTATACGTGAAGCACGTCGAAGCCGACCGCCTCAGCACGCTTCAAGACAATGGCGGGCGGCGCCGACCCGGCGGTCATCAGATGTACTGTGCGTGGGAGCTTCGTTCCACGGTTTTCAAGTTCGGTCACCGCCATGTTTAAGACGATGGGAGCGCCGCAAAGGTGCGTGATGTCTTCTTTGATGAGTGCATCCACGATATCAGACGCAACGGGTGCGCGTAAGCAAACATTGGTTCCTGCTTTGGACGCAAGGATCCACGGGAAACACCAACCATTCGCATGAAAAATGGGCAAAGCCCACAAGTACCGTGGATGTCGTGGCAGTGACCATTCGTGAGCCTGGCCAAAACTAACCAGGTAAACTCCGCGATGATGGAACACGACGCCTTTAGGGTCGCCAGTTGTTCCAGATGTGTAGTTGAGGGCGATGGCATCCCATTCGTCATCCGGGTAAATATCGTCTTGGTGCAAGGGTGTTGCCGGTGCAATGAACGTCTCATAGTCCTCGCCCTGCAGCGAAACTTCACCTTCAAACTGTGGATCCGGGATGAGGATGATGCGTGGCTTGACTTCGCAAAGACTGAGCGCGGCTTCAGCCAAATCAGCGAGCGCCACATCAACAAATAGAATTTCGCATTCCCCATGGTCCAGGATAAAGGCGATTCCGGCGCCATCCAAGCGGGTGTTGAGCGCATTGATGACACCACCGGAAAATGGGATGGCATAGGTCAGCTCAACGCTTTCAAATGTGTTCCGACACAGGATCGAAACCGTGCTGTCTTTTGTGACACCAGCATCTTTGAGGGCCGCTCCAATTTTGAGGCAGCGTTGAAACGTATCGGCCCAAGACTGTGTTCGATCGTCTTGGACAATCGCATCGTCATCGGGGTAGGCGGTGGCAGCATAACGCACGAATGCGTTCGGTGTGAGCGGCATATGGTTCGCTTGAACCTTACCGAGGCCTGCATCGTATTTTCCAGCCATTTGCTGCTCCCGTGATATGTGCGTCTTGTGTTGTTTTAGATCTTTGAGAAATCGCCATGGCGTCCGGCGCCATCGCTAAACCGACCAGCGCCGGAAATGCCGTCTTTACGGAGGGTCTCAAGGCCGTTGGCCCATTCGAGTTTGAGGCCATCGCGGACAGAAAGATGGCGTCCTTCGATTACAGTGCGACGGTCGGCGAGCATTGTCGATTGAGGAAAGCGGGCGATCTCATGGGCAATTGCTTGAGCGGCCTCAAGTGCGGTTCCGTCTTCAACAACGCGTTCACACAACCCGATTTTGTAGCACTCTTCGGCTTCTACTTTGCGGCCTGTTAGAACCAAATCGAGTGCTTTGCCTTGTCCAACCAGACGCGGCAGTCGGATTGTTCCTCCGTCAATGAGAGGGACACCCCAGCGCCGGCAATACACACCCATATAGGCGCTCTCTGCCATGACGCGCATATCGCAAAGCAGCGCCAGTTCCATGCCCCCTGCAACTGCAGGACCCTCGATTGCTGCAATCATCGGCTTATTAAGCTCCATACGAGAAGGTCCCATCAGCGCACGCGGAGGGTCCCCACCGCCAATCGGAAAGGCCATCGCATCGACGACATCGCGTTGGAAATCCTCATCTTTGAGTGAGGCCGCGTACTTCAGATCCCACCCGGCACAGAATGTACCACCTGAGCCGTAGAAAACGCCAGCAAGCGCGTCGCTTTCTTCGAATTTAGTGAACGCCTCGGTCAAAGCATCAGCCGCTTCCGGCGAAACCGCATTTCTTGCATCCGGGCGGTCATGCACAATGGTCCAGACCGGACCGTCCTCGAGAATTTTTACACTCATCATATAATCCTAATTTTGGTGCTTTTTGACCAGGCTTAAGCCCAAACGGGAGGGCGGTTTTGTATCCATGGGGCCGCGCGCTCGAGTTCTCCCGCTAGCGAAAGCAAAAGGTCGTCTTTCCCGAAGCCAGCGGTCAGCATGACACCAACGGGCAGACCGTCTTTGGTCTGGTGAAGGGGCAGGGAAATAGACGGCTGCCCAGTCGCATTCTGAAATCCCGATATGTACCACATATCGTATTTCTCATCGCCCTCATGCAGCTGAGCACCAGTGACCCGGCTATACTCGCCAATCTTTATAGGTGGGCTACTCACGCACGGTGTAACCAATACATCATAGTCTTCATGAAACTGACCCATTTCGCGCGCGACTTGGCGAAGGGTTTCTTGACTGTGCAGAACCTGAGGACCCGTGACCCTCTGAGAGTATTCGTACATTTTCCACGAGAACGGTTCAAACATATCCTCGCTTAATGCGCCGCCCTCGGCTTGTTTAATCGCTTCGAATCCAGCGCCAACGACTGCGAGACCTACAATTCGCATGCCGGTCATTAGTCGTTCTAACGAAACAGCTGGGAGTTTTTCTTCAACATCATGACCTAAGCCGGAGAGTAACTTTGCGGCATTATCCGCAGCTATCTTGCATTCGGGGTGCATCGCTCCGGGTTTGACCCAATGGTCGCTGTAATAAGCAATTTTCAGGCGCTTTGGTGGGTGGTCCAATGCGCTAATGTAGGTCGAAGCCGGCTTCGGCGTTCCATATGGGTCTCCAATGCCGGGACCAGAAACGCAGTCGAGCATCGCTGCGGTGTCTCGCACCGTCCGAGAAACAATATGATTGATGCCCATTCCATACGCCACCTCGCCCGCGACCGGGCCGGCAGGGGTTAAGCCACGCGAAGGCTTGTGTCCGACCAAGCCACAACACGAGGCGGGAATCCGAATGGATCCTCCTCCATCATTGGCATGGGCCATTGGGACAACTCCGGCTGCGACAAAGGCGGCCGAGCCGCCTGAAGAGCCTCCAGGTGTTCGCGACGTATCCCACGGATTTAGGGTATCTCCATAGGCGTTCGACTCCGTGATCGGAATAAGCGCCATCTCAGGGACCGTCGTTTGTCCGATAGGGATCGTGCCGCTATTCAAAAAACGCTCTGTGAGCGTGTCAGTATGCTGCGCGACATTGTCTTTGCGAAAAGAGAGCGACATGGTCGAAGGCCAACCTTCACGATCTCCGCCATAATCTTTCAACAAGAATGGAACACCGGCAAAGGGCCCATACCTTCCTGTTCCTGCATCGGTCGACTTAGCTTCTTCGCGCGCTTGATCGTAAGCCTTGTACATCAAAGCGTTGAGAACCGGATCGTGTTTTTCCGCGAGCTCAATTGCGCAATTCACGAGCTCCGTAGCCGACACGTCTTTGCGTCGCACGAGGTCCGCAAGACCAAGTCCGTCATATTCAGAGTATTCAGACGTTTGCATGCATGCCTCCAACTTTTTCACGGACCTTGCGAAGGCCTGCAAGAGCTACATCCAACATCTGATCGATGTCCGCATCGGTCATAACGGTCGACAATAGCATTCCACCGCGACCCAGCGGTAAGATCCCATTATTGATGAAATGATCAAAGAAAATCGCAGGGCCTTTTCCAGAGATTTTGGCATTTACAATATCTCGAAAACTCTGCGGCTCTGTGTCTGTGAACAAGTATCCGATCATGGATCCGTGTCCGTTCACGTGCCCCGCGACACCGGCAATGCTAAATGCCTCTTTTAGACCCTGCCGCGTTTTTTCGCCCAAGCGCGCAAGATGATCAAACGCGTCATGATCGAGGAGCTTCATGCAGGCAATTCCCGCAGCCATCGACACTGGATGAGCATTGAACGACCCTCCATGAGGGACCCGCGATCTACCCGGCTGGGTAACGTCAAATACCTTCATTATCGACTTTTTTCCGCCAATCACGCCGATAGGAAGGCCGCCGCCTACAATTTTTCCAACGGCGCTAAGGTCTGGCACGATACCGTATTCTCCTTGCATGCCATTATACCCGCCACGTACGGTCATCACTTCATCGAAGATCAAAACAACATCGTTTTCGCTGCACCATTTTCGCATGGCTAGAAGGTAGGCAGACGTCGAAGGCAGATAACCCATGCGTGCCGGCACCGGATCCAGCAAAACACAAGACAGCTGCTCTTTGTTCCGGTTTAAAATTTCTAGCGACGTTTCGACGTCATTGAGCGGAAGAACAACGACGTCGTCCATCACGCCTTTAGTCGTGCCCTCTGCCGTCGCTACCGGTGAGGGAGCATTGTCGGGACCCCATTTGTCCGGCGTCGCGTTTTGGCTCACCTCAACAGCGTCGAATGTCCCGTGATACGCGCCTTCGACTTTTGCGATCTTGGGGCGCCCCTTGAACGCTCGTGCGGCTTTGATACAAAGCATCACAGCTTCTGTGCCGGAGTTGCAAAATCTCAACTGCTCGATCGATGGAATGCGATCGACAATAATTTCTGCAAGTTCAACTTCAAGTTCGGTGGGCGCCGCGACGCAGACGAGTTTAGCAACCTGATCCTGCACAGCCTTTACAATGTCTGGATGGCAATGTCCGTGGATTGCGGATGAAAAACTATTTACAAAATCCAGCCGACACACATTGTCTGCGTCCCAGAGTTTGGCGCCTTCGCCCCGCGCTGCATAGATCGGGTAGGGGGGGAAGTAGACGGTTTCTCGGCTGTTGCCGCCGGGCATAACTTCCAATGCGCGCTCAAAAAGGTGTGCGGAGTTACTATCGAAGTCGGGATGCATAGGTTTAACCTTCTCACAGAACTTGATTGCCGGAATACGCAATGAGTGACCAAAATTTGGGTCGATTGCGCTAAACCGAACTTGCGTTAATGTAATAACGGGTATATGAAGCTGTCAACTTGAAAAATTCGACCGATCACGAGAGGAGGCTGTGTATGGGCGCTCAAGAAATGGATCTTAAAGCGGCGATCGCGAAAGCCGAATCTCTCAATGCCAGTTTCCTTGCAGGAGACCGCCGAGCCGAAGCTGAGCATGTGGGCGCCTTGCTCGAAGAGTTTTCAAAAATTGATATGATGGATTTTACAAGCTTTGGAGAACCTGAGCCTGCCGGCCCCGGAGTGTCCACGCTAACTGTGCACTCCACGGACGAGACAATGGTTCTGATCGCTTTTTTGAAGGCCAATGCGGTTATGGCAGCACATGACCACAAGGACTTTATCGGTGGTATGCGCGTGCTGGAGGGGTCACTCAAAGTCGAGACATTTGCATATGTGCAGGGGCAGCGCCCTGATAAAATGGATATCGCCCAGCTTAAACGAGAAGATAGCGCGCAAATGGCGGCGGGAGAAACTGCGAGTATACTAAGCAATCAGTCGCAGATTCACCAAATCATTGCCGGAAAAGAAGGGGCGGTTTTCTTGGACGTATACACGATGTTCAATAGCCCCGGGTCATGTCGCTTCTACGATACGTCCGGAAGCGAAACGAACACCCAAGAAATTGAAGCCAAACCACTTATCGATATTGCAATTCATTAAAGGAGTAAGGCGCTGTGACGAAAAGTTCTAAACCGGGGGAAGGGCTATCCTTCTACGAGACATTGAGCATTCAGATGCAATTTGTCGTTCCCCTGATTAGGCGTCTTCAAGATGTGCTTGGTGAACAGGTCGTCATGGATGCGTTAGAAGAAGCAAACCGTCGAGAACAAGAAGCTGCACGCAACAGTTTTCCAGCCGGCGTCGAGGCCGATTGTAGCGGTTTGATCAAGAAGCTCGAATTCATCATGCACGACGCTCTGGAGTACGATGTCGTACGTTCTGATAAAGAGGCTGCCGAATTTGATGTCAAAAGTTGCGGGTACCAAAAACTGATGAAGGGCCTCGATGCGGAGGATATCGGATCAGCGATTATCTGCAATATGGACTACTCTTACGCCGAAAAAGCGGGAATGGAGCTTACGCGCACCCAAACCTGTATGAAGGGTGCATCGCACTGTGACTTTCGATATCGACCGCGCGCGGTAAAGCAGGAAAGTTCAGATAACCGCTCAGGCGGAGCAGATCGAGCGCAACTGGATATTTACAAACGAAAGGAAAGCTGACGTGTGGCGCGGCTCGATGATCGAAATTTCTAATTTCGCTGCTTAACCTCGGACACTGGATTGACGGTGCCTTGGGCAATCATTTCCCAGGTTTTGCGGAGTTCTTCTGTGAGTGACCGAGCAGGGTGCTTGTCGTGAAATTTGACCACGGCATAGCAAAGGTGACTGAGATTGTAGGCCAGTAGTGTTGGGTCGCATTTTTTCATGCTTCCGTCCTCTATGGCATCATTGACCAAATCGGTCATGATAATCATGAATTCCTCTCGCTTGTCGGCCAACAATTTGCGGGTGGGCGTGCTCAAAAGCTGGAAGTCAATTTCGGTGATGCAGCGCCCAAGATCACTCGCGGTGAATTCTCCATAGGCCACAAACATGTTTCCGAGGATGGTCGCTCCAGTACCCTCTAATTCATGTACGGCCCCGATTTTTTCGGCCATGGCTTCATCGGCAAGCTCAAAGACGCCCGCCATCACCGCATCTTTGTTCTTGAAATAATGATAAATCGTCGGCTTGCTCACCTTCAGTTCGTTGCAAATGTCACCGATCGTCGTGTGCGAGTAGCCCGCCACCGCAAATAACTGAGCCGCTGCGGTGAGGATTAATCTCTGCCGATCCTCAAACCCAGCTTTTTCCCGACGACCAATTTTTTTGGGACGCCTGCGAACGACATTAAGCGTATTGTTTTCATTGGTCATACAAGATGCTCCTATGAGGCATGAGTAGAGATTAAGTTATGCTTCAGGTGGGTTGCTATCAACCCGGTATAAAAAAAGCCCTTAATGTCGAACTGTTGCTTGGTCGAAAACACGAAGGCGCAGAAGCCCGCACGGCGATTGCGAGTCTGAAATCAGTCCTTTTTGCTTGACCTACCATTAGGTATAGTAATACGGGTTAGCTTAAATATCAGTTACCCACTTTTCAAAGGTTATCCATGACGTTTCGTGATGAAGAAGAATCCAACGAAATTGCAGCTCGCGTTCGTAATTTCATTTTGGAATCGGTTGTCCCGTTTGAAGGGGATAGCCGTATCGGAGCGCACGGGCCCAATGAGAGCTTGGTCACTGAGTTGCGCGAGCTAGCCAGAGCAGCCGGCGTCATGACACCGCATATTCTGGGTTCCGGTGAGCACCTATCGCAGCGCGGAACCGCGGTTGTCTTGAATGCGACAGGGTATTCGCCGCTCGGAAGTGTCGCTTGCAATACAATGGCACCGGATGAGGGCAATATGTTCTTGCTGGGGAAAGTGGCAAGCGCCGAGCAGAAAGAGCGCTTTCTTGCGCCGATGATCGCCGGTAAAGCACGATCAGCGTTTTTTATGACCGAGCCAGCACAAGAAAATGGCGCAGGGTCTGACCCTTCTATGATGATCACGACCTGCGCGCGTGACGGAGACCATTGGGTCATTAATGGGAAGAAGAACTTTATTACCGGTGTTGAAGGCGCGTCTGTTGGAATACTGATGGCAAAAGGAGAAGAGGGAGCTTCGATGTTCCTGATCGACCTCCCAAACCCGGCCGTGAAGATTGTGCGCATATTGGACACTATTGATCGCTCAATGCCCGGTGGCCATGCTCAGATATCTATAGACAATCTTCGCGTGCCAGAAAGCCATATTCTCGGCGAGCCTGGGAAAGGGTTTCGATACGCCCAAACCAGATTGGCGCCCGCACGTCTATCCCATTGCATGCGCTGGCATGGATTGGCCCAACGTGCGCAAGAAGATGCGATCGCATATGCGTGTCATCGCACCGCGTTTGGGCGACAGTTGATAGACCATGAGGGCGTGGGCTTCATGTTGGCCGAGAACCAAATTGACCTCAAGCAAACCGAGCTCATGATTCAGTGGTGCGCCGACGCATTAGATCGGGGAGAAACAGGTAACATTGAGAGTTCTATCGCCAAAGTTTCAGCCTCAGAAGCCCTTTTTCGGGTCGCTGACAGATGCGTCCAAGTGATGGGCGGAACAGGCGTTTCGCAAGACTCCATTGCAGAACAACTATTCAGGGAAGTTCGAGCATTTAGAATTTATGATGGCCCCACCGAGGTGCATAAATGGTCACTCGCGAAGAAAATCAAAAAACAATTTTCGTCACGCGATCAAGTTGGATCTGCGGTGGCGTCCCCAAAAATTGGGGCAAGGATATCGTGACGTCTGTTGATGCAGGCAATGTCGCGATTGGCAGTGAATTGGTGGGGACCAATTCGCTTTTGCAACGGGAATCGATATTTCTTCCGGGTCGATTTCCTGAAAACTACGGCCCATCGTCATTGCCGGTGGGCCGCTTTTTTGACGACAATGCTCTCGTTGATATCGAATCGAAGACAACAGAAGAATCGTAAGAATGAACCCTACACGCCGATCATTGCTTTTTCGTGGCTCCGTTCTTTTGGCAGGCACAATTCTGCCGGTCCCTTTCTTTAAAAACCTGCACGGTCGTCCTACGCTAATTGAGACCGCAGAGGCGCAAGATTTATTAGACACGATGGATGAGAAATCGGCCTTACGTGTTCTCAGCGACCGCCCCTTCAATGCCGAAACGCCAGTTCATTTGTTAGATGAACCCGTAACTTCGGCGGGTAACATGTTCGTTCGAAACAATGGCTCGATGCCAAGCCGGGAAGAGTTGTCGCCCGATCAATGGGAACTTCTCATCGACGGCGAAGTAGAGCGCCCACAGAAATTTTCGATTTCAGATTTGAAGAATAGTTTTGAGAACATCTCATTGCAGCTTCAAATCGAGTGTGGCGGAAACGGGCGGCGTTTTTATCATCCAGGTGCAAATGGGAACCAATGGTCATTTGGAGCCATTAGTTGTGCAGAATGGACCGGTGTCAGATTGGCTGATGTTTTAGCCGCCGCGGGTATTAAGTCCTCTGCCGTTTACACCGCTCATTACGGCGTCGATCGACACTTATCCGGAGATCCTACCAAAGTGCCCATCTCTCGCGGGGTGCCGATGGCAAAAGCGTTGGATCCGCACAATCTCATCGCTTGGGAGATGAACGGAGATTCAATCCCGTATTCAAATGGCTACCCTTTGAGGCTCATTGTTCCAGGATGGCCGGGTTCCTGTTCGCAAAAATGGCTGAATCGTATCTCATTGCGAGACGTCGTTCATGATGGTCCAAAGATGGAAGGTCAGTCTTATCGGGTCCCCGAATTTCCCGTCGCCCCGGGGACGAGTGTACCGGACTCTGCAATGAAAATCATTGAGTCCATGCCTGTGAAGTCGATCATAACGAATCCCGAAACGGGCCATAGGCAGGCCCCCGGCAAGCCTTTCGAGATCCGCGGACACGCCTGGGCGGGAGACAATAGCGTCGAGAAAATGGACATTTCAATCGATTTTGGTTCGACTTGGGCCCCTGCAGATTTATTGCCTGCAAAAAACAAATTCGCTTGGCAGCATTGGCGGGCAGAAATCAGCCTCCCGCAAGCAGGATACTATGAGGTTTGGGCTCGCGCTACAGATTCTAACGGTGCGGCGCAGCCACCCGTGCCGCCAAATTGGAATCCGCGAGGCTATTTGAACAATATGCAGCATCGAATTGCAGTTATTGCGGTATGACTTCGCGCAACTTGTCCTCCAGCGTCTTTTGGGTGGTAGCAGCCGCCGCTGTTGTGGTGCTGGCCGCGAGCTGGTTGCATAGACCCGGCCCTCTAGACTCCGACATAAGCGAGAATTCTCACTCGAAAACTGTTGCCGCGCTCGCTGATGCTTGGCCCGTTCAACCCACCGAATACCGACTGTATGCTGCCTTAGATCCTCATGCGGCCTTAAACGAAATTGATGAGGGGCCAGCGTTTGATCCACTTGATGACTATTTTGGGTTGCCGCGTGAGGGCGAGTTCGAGTTTGTGGCTGCATATTGCGGCGGCTGCCATACGCTTGAAATAGTGATGCAGCAAAGGTTGGACCGGGAAAACTGGGATCGAACGTTAAACTGGATGGTCGAGACCCAAAATATGGTCCCGCTAGAGCCGGAAGATCACCAGATTTTCTTGGATTATCTCACAAAGCATTTCGGGACTTCGTCTTAAGGCGGGGCAATTTCAGGGCAGGTGAAAAATTCACGACTTTATTATAACATACGGTATACTAAAGTGAATCTATCTGTTATTGGATGAGGGGTTGTAGACCAGAGCCTTGCAAATGACTTCTGAAAATCAGGCATCTTCTGAAGCCGCACAGACGGGACAGTTGTCCTCAGTTGCGCACCATGATGATGGTCAAAATAAAAAACTTGAAGCCTTATCATCAGTTTACCCTGGATTACTGGTGGCGGGTACAATCAGTATTGCTGCGACATGGCTATCCAGTCACTATGGAACGCCCGCAATGCTACTAGCTCTTTTGCTCGGTATTGCGTTCAACTTTCTTGGTGACGACGCTCGCTGTAAGGCAGGCATCGAATTTTCTTGCCGCACACTTCTGCGCATCGGCGTTGCCTTGTTAGGCGTGAGGATCACATTTGACCAATTGCAGTCGCTCGGGGTTTTGCCCGTCGCGATGGTGGTCTCTGGGGTTCTGTTGACGATACTATTTGGGATCTTGCTGGCCCGCGCGTTCAAGTTTTCATATTCATTTGGCGTGTTGACGGGAGGCTCGGTTGCGATTTGCGGCGCTTCTGCGGCCCTCGCCATTTCTTCTGTTCTGCCGAATACCAAGCACTCAGAACAAAATACGCTTCTCGCGGTCGTGGCCGTGACGACGCTTTCAACCATCGCCATGGTTGTCTATCCCGTTATCGCGGCGTCGCTAGACCTGACGACATCCGAAGCAGGTCTGTTTCTTGGGGGGACCATTCACGATGTCGCCCAAGTGGTTGGCGCAGGGTACAGCGTTTCTGAAGGCACCGGAGATATTGCAACCTACGTGAAATTGCTTCGCGTCGCTATGCTCATGCCCGTGGTTTTTGTGATCGCCATAATCGTCGCCAACTCTGCAAAACATGTGTCCGACGCGCGCCCAGGAATCCCACTCTTTCTGGTCGGGTTCGCAATGCTGGTCGTGGTATCCAGCACCATCAATCTCCCGGAGCAGGCTATTTCAGGAATTTCATCGGTTTCGAGTTGGTGCTTAATAACCGCCATCTCGGCACTGGGCGTGAAAACATCATTTGGCAAGATTGCGACATTGGGATGGAAGCCCCTCTTCATCATCATTATGGAAACGGTTTGGATCGCGCTCTTGGTGTTGGGGTTTGTGTTAGTGCTTCACGCCCAAAATCACTGATGCGGTTGGTCGTGTGGTCTTACTGGTAAATGGCGCGCGAGAAGTGAACACATGTATAGTTCAAAAATTGGTCCCTGTGCCTAAGATTTGATCGTAGAGTGTTGTCTTTCTTTACGGAATTGATGTGCGTGGCCTCTCGCATTTAGCGAGCACCAGTTGCAAAAAGAGCCTATAAGGCGTTGATATATAATTCAAAAAGAAAAGTGGCCGAAACCTCTGAAGGAGGATTGTCGTTCATGGGCGAAGGTCAGGACTAGTTTCTAAGTGCCTGTTGACACGCTTATCGATAACTGAACAAATGTGCAGCACCAATCGGCGAACGGATCCAGCCTTGAAGGATCAGTTGGGACCTAAACGGCTTAAATTCATAGACACCCGGAGGGAGGAGTTACTCATGAAATCTGAACGGCAAAAAAGGCTATTGTTCACCGCAGGAGCATCGGCAATTGCGATGTCTTTATCTGCCTCGCCAGCAACCGCGCAGGAAGATGACAGCAATCCGCGAACTCTCGGTACTGTTCTCGTCACGACACAAAAATCGCAAGAATCCATTCAAGATGTTCCGATCGCTGTATCGGCGTTTGATGAAGAGTCTTTGGAAAAACTACAACTCGCAGCGGGTCCGGACTTGGTAAAGTCCATTCCAAACGTTTCCGCATCGAAAACCAACTTCACAGGGTTCAACTTTAAAATTCGAGGTATCGGCAACGATGCGGTCGCTCAGTCTTCAGATGCGGGTGTGGGTGTGCACCAAAATGACGTGCCCTTGACCGTAAATAGATTGTTTGAAGCAGAGTTTTTCGATGTTGAGCGTGTTGAAACGCTTCGCGGGCCGCAAGGCACTCTATATGGCCGGAACGCGACAGGCGGCGTTGTGAACGTTATTACCGCCAAGCCGGTACTCGAAGAGTTCCAAGCCAATGCGAGGCTCACCGCAGGAAACTACAATACGCTCAAAGCCAAAGGTATGGTGAACATCCCAATCGGAGATACAGCCGCCTTGCGTCTGGCTGGGTCTTGGCTGCAACGAGATGGCTATGTGGATAACGTGGTCAGCGGGAATGATATCGATGACCGTGAGCTTTTCGGAATTCGTGGCACGTTTGCCTGGGAGCCGACCGACCGATTGCGGACCTGGGTATCCGTCGAGCATTTCAAAGAGGACGATACAAGGTTAAGATCCGGAAAGCAGCTTTGCTCGAAAGACCCGTTCAAAGATTCATTCCAGGGAATTCCGATCGCTGCAGCCGATCAACTCGTGACAACACTCGGATGCGTGGAAGCGCCGCTCGACCAATCATTTGATCGCGTCAATTCGGCCGCTGGCATCAATGGTGGTTTTGCTTCCTTAGTTGGACTTCTCACAGGAGATGCATTCACGGATCCCCTCATTCGTGACCTGCGGACAATTGAAGCTGATTTCGATCCTATTTACGAGGCGGAGTCCACGCTGGTAACCGCCAATGTCCAATTCGATCTGACCGATCAGCTGACCGCAACATATCTGACCAGCTATCTTGAAGACGAAATTCTGTCGATCGAAGACTTTAACAAGTCAACGCCGAACGTCGCGTTTAATGATCTTTCCGCAATTCCAGCTGGGGTCGATCCTCTTGTCGACATTTATAATGCTCTATTCCCAGGCGGTGTCGTAAACGATCCGCAATTGGGGGCCTCCAATCTTTTCCGCACATATGACCTATCTGGTCACACTGCAGAGCAAATGACGCATGAATTGCGATTGCAATCGGAGTTCTCTGGTCCATTCAATTTTAACGTAGGCGCGATCTATGTGGATTTTGAAATTGGGGATGCGCAGAATCCAAACGACGGATACTCAGCGTTCTCAAATGCGCTAACCGCTGTGACACAGCTGCACAATGCATTAGTTGGCGCCAGCATTCCTGGTGGGTTTCTGGGGTTTGATGCGACCGTTCCAGTTGATACCGCAGGAAATGGGGCATCGCTGTTTGAAGGAGCCGTGACGGGGCTTGGCGGAAATTATTTTCGGACAATTTCTCCATACCGATTGGAGTCTTTCGCTCTGTTTGGTGAATCATACATCGATCTTTCCGACGATTTGCAGCTGACCGTTGGCTTGCGATATACCGATGACAAGAAAGAACAAGACATTGTTCCGACTTACCTATTTACACCTGAGATCGCGTATGCAGGCCCGCCACAGAATGGTGATCCTCGCAACCCAATTGGCGTTCAAGAAGCACAGTTTGAAGAAGTAACGGGTCGGATCGGTTTGGATTGGTCACCGGATCTGTCCTGGTCAGACGATACGCTTTTGTACGGTTTTTACTCCCGCGGCTATAAAGGCGGCGGCATCAATCCACCCCAACCAGCAGGGGCAGAACTGTTCCCGGCTACATTCGAACCTGAGTTCATTGATGCGTTCGAGGTTGGGACTAAGAATACGTTCTCTGATGGCTCGCTTCAGCTAAATGCGAACGCGTTTCTTTATGACTATCAGGGGTACCAAATTACCCAGATCGTTAATCGGACCTCGGTTAACTTCAA
This DNA window, taken from Hyphomonas sp. Mor2, encodes the following:
- a CDS encoding TetR/AcrR family transcriptional regulator, which encodes MTNENNTLNVVRRRPKKIGRREKAGFEDRQRLILTAAAQLFAVAGYSHTTIGDICNELKVSKPTIYHYFKNKDAVMAGVFELADEAMAEKIGAVHELEGTGATILGNMFVAYGEFTASDLGRCITEIDFQLLSTPTRKLLADKREEFMIIMTDLVNDAIEDGSMKKCDPTLLAYNLSHLCYAVVKFHDKHPARSLTEELRKTWEMIAQGTVNPVSEVKQRN
- a CDS encoding acyl-CoA dehydrogenase family protein; amino-acid sequence: MTFRDEEESNEIAARVRNFILESVVPFEGDSRIGAHGPNESLVTELRELARAAGVMTPHILGSGEHLSQRGTAVVLNATGYSPLGSVACNTMAPDEGNMFLLGKVASAEQKERFLAPMIAGKARSAFFMTEPAQENGAGSDPSMMITTCARDGDHWVINGKKNFITGVEGASVGILMAKGEEGASMFLIDLPNPAVKIVRILDTIDRSMPGGHAQISIDNLRVPESHILGEPGKGFRYAQTRLAPARLSHCMRWHGLAQRAQEDAIAYACHRTAFGRQLIDHEGVGFMLAENQIDLKQTELMIQWCADALDRGETGNIESSIAKVSASEALFRVADRCVQVMGGTGVSQDSIAEQLFREVRAFRIYDGPTEVHKWSLAKKIKKQFSSRDQVGSAVASPKIGARIS
- a CDS encoding sulfite oxidase, whose amino-acid sequence is MNPTRRSLLFRGSVLLAGTILPVPFFKNLHGRPTLIETAEAQDLLDTMDEKSALRVLSDRPFNAETPVHLLDEPVTSAGNMFVRNNGSMPSREELSPDQWELLIDGEVERPQKFSISDLKNSFENISLQLQIECGGNGRRFYHPGANGNQWSFGAISCAEWTGVRLADVLAAAGIKSSAVYTAHYGVDRHLSGDPTKVPISRGVPMAKALDPHNLIAWEMNGDSIPYSNGYPLRLIVPGWPGSCSQKWLNRISLRDVVHDGPKMEGQSYRVPEFPVAPGTSVPDSAMKIIESMPVKSIITNPETGHRQAPGKPFEIRGHAWAGDNSVEKMDISIDFGSTWAPADLLPAKNKFAWQHWRAEISLPQAGYYEVWARATDSNGAAQPPVPPNWNPRGYLNNMQHRIAVIAV
- a CDS encoding putative sulfate exporter family transporter, with protein sequence MTSENQASSEAAQTGQLSSVAHHDDGQNKKLEALSSVYPGLLVAGTISIAATWLSSHYGTPAMLLALLLGIAFNFLGDDARCKAGIEFSCRTLLRIGVALLGVRITFDQLQSLGVLPVAMVVSGVLLTILFGILLARAFKFSYSFGVLTGGSVAICGASAALAISSVLPNTKHSEQNTLLAVVAVTTLSTIAMVVYPVIAASLDLTTSEAGLFLGGTIHDVAQVVGAGYSVSEGTGDIATYVKLLRVAMLMPVVFVIAIIVANSAKHVSDARPGIPLFLVGFAMLVVVSSTINLPEQAISGISSVSSWCLITAISALGVKTSFGKIATLGWKPLFIIIMETVWIALLVLGFVLVLHAQNH